A single window of Debaryomyces hansenii CBS767 chromosome F complete sequence DNA harbors:
- a CDS encoding DEHA2F25608p (no similarity), whose protein sequence is MSLQCTYAEIFQMPKSKHEADFQFVYMSPSEKMSCSQASGPGLKNLDVSYYKHTLFTHGQCASEQNNCNTRP, encoded by the coding sequence ATGCTGCTCCAATGTACTTATGcggaaatttttcaaatgcCTAAATCCAAGCACGAAGCCGATTTTCAGTTTGTTTACATGTCTCCACTGGAAAAAATGTCATGTTCACAAGCATCTGGCCCAGGCTTAAAGAATCTAGACGTATCATATTATAAGCATACTTTGTTTACTCACGGTCAGTGTGCATCGGAGCAGAATAATTGCAATACAAGGCCTTAG